From Qingrenia yutianensis, the proteins below share one genomic window:
- a CDS encoding purine-nucleoside phosphorylase, translating to MNAKEKLEICFENLRKITEFKPETAIVLGTGLGSFADQIETLETVEYKDLEHFPISTVQGHNGRFIFGKYKGKNVAVMQGRVHYYEGYDIADTVLGVRLLSLCGAKNLILTNAAGGINESFSKGCLMALTDHISSFVPSPLRGENIDFLGERFPDMSEVYDKDLLKTAKNAASENGIKLNFGTYLQAPGPNYETPAEIKMYKLLGADAVGMSTACEAMAAKHAGMKILGISCITNMAAGLGEKTLSHTDVQQTAKKISSDFTLLLRGVLEKI from the coding sequence ATGAACGCAAAAGAAAAACTGGAAATATGCTTTGAAAATCTTCGCAAAATCACCGAATTTAAGCCCGAAACGGCAATCGTTCTCGGCACGGGACTGGGCAGTTTTGCAGACCAAATCGAAACGCTTGAAACAGTTGAATACAAAGACCTTGAACATTTTCCTATTTCCACCGTCCAAGGCCATAACGGACGTTTTATTTTCGGAAAATACAAGGGCAAAAATGTTGCAGTTATGCAAGGCAGAGTGCATTATTACGAGGGATATGACATTGCCGACACCGTTCTCGGCGTGCGCCTTTTGTCGCTTTGCGGTGCGAAAAATCTCATTCTCACAAACGCCGCCGGCGGTATAAACGAGAGTTTTTCAAAAGGCTGTCTTATGGCGCTGACCGACCATATTTCATCGTTTGTCCCCTCGCCTTTGCGCGGTGAAAATATAGATTTTCTCGGCGAAAGATTTCCCGATATGTCCGAGGTTTACGACAAAGATTTGCTTAAAACCGCAAAAAATGCAGCGAGCGAAAACGGCATAAAACTCAATTTCGGCACATATCTCCAGGCGCCCGGGCCGAATTACGAAACGCCTGCCGAAATAAAAATGTATAAACTTCTCGGCGCGGATGCGGTCGGAATGAGCACAGCGTGCGAGGCTATGGCGGCAAAGCACGCAGGTATGAAAATTCTCGGCATCAGCTGTATTACCAATATGGCTGCGGGACTGGGCGAAAAAACACTTTCACATACCGACGTTCAGCAAACCGCAAAAAAGATTTCAAGCGATTTTACACTTCTTTTGCGCGGAGTGCTTGAAAAAATATGA